Proteins found in one Leptospira terpstrae serovar Hualin str. LT 11-33 = ATCC 700639 genomic segment:
- a CDS encoding alpha/beta hydrolase, producing the protein MKPYVLAIPLILGYAGIKQKKSLERKELQLSGTGRRVFHIYPTGKNPESLPGVYIQHGMSAMGIDDPRILELAENIANSNHSVILPELPEVKGLRIAETTITNIQDLMMEIHSTKHMFNGNDLGYLSASFSGGMGLIAASKSNTKNKIKTSMAIGAYCDFLDTVPFVFSNYDIDPYAVYVILYNMLHRFEPDLAEELKPVYYESALDNGLKRQGDEALGEKLLKKISLHAKEFFFQVAADGNFRIEIANRVLKTVPENLPENLSPFYQLETLSGPVALLHGKTDPVISPEESEKLALLFQSKEISYVHRTSTALTHGDSLPLHSQIFGVPALLQTFGSFLYWLRR; encoded by the coding sequence ATGAAACCTTATGTTTTGGCAATCCCACTCATTTTGGGATATGCAGGGATTAAACAAAAAAAATCTTTAGAACGTAAGGAACTCCAATTGTCTGGAACAGGCAGGCGAGTGTTTCATATTTATCCTACAGGAAAAAATCCAGAATCTTTACCAGGTGTTTATATCCAACATGGAATGAGTGCTATGGGGATTGATGACCCAAGGATATTGGAACTTGCAGAAAATATTGCGAACTCCAACCACAGTGTCATCTTACCGGAACTTCCCGAAGTGAAAGGGCTTCGGATCGCAGAAACGACTATTACAAACATCCAAGATTTGATGATGGAAATTCATTCCACAAAACATATGTTTAACGGAAATGATTTAGGATATTTATCCGCTAGTTTTTCCGGTGGTATGGGTCTAATTGCTGCTTCTAAGTCTAACACAAAAAATAAAATCAAAACTTCTATGGCAATAGGAGCCTATTGCGATTTTTTAGATACTGTTCCCTTTGTTTTTTCTAATTACGATATAGATCCTTATGCGGTGTATGTCATTCTATATAACATGCTCCATCGTTTTGAACCAGACCTTGCAGAAGAATTAAAACCAGTATACTATGAGTCCGCTTTGGATAACGGACTCAAACGACAAGGTGACGAGGCACTAGGTGAAAAATTACTCAAAAAGATTTCTCTCCATGCCAAAGAATTCTTTTTCCAAGTGGCCGCCGATGGAAATTTTCGAATAGAAATAGCGAACCGCGTTCTAAAAACGGTTCCGGAAAATCTCCCTGAAAATCTATCTCCGTTTTACCAATTGGAAACACTCAGTGGGCCCGTAGCCCTTCTCCATGGAAAGACAGACCCTGTGATCTCGCCAGAGGAATCAGAAAAACTGGCCCTCCTCTTCCAATCGAAAGAAATTTCCTATGTCCACCGCACTTCGACTGCCCTAACCCACGGAGACAGCCTACCTCTCCATTCCCAAATTTTCGGAGTCCCGGCCCTCCTGCAAACCTTCGGAAGTTTTCTATATTGGCTCCGCCGATAG
- a CDS encoding chemotaxis protein CheX, which translates to MDPLIDEKFILTVSQVLPEHFQKTLLVYAEREAYGPSKNEGLCFENCTLVEFVGDINGKVYLALDGYTKLKLLPKIAKAFQIDPTSRSHSASIMMEFANQIAGKLITEMRLGRYEIDILPPENLNHKLVPISLEHFRQYILIFNLKDRRGEEYMGRLYLILLLEKFPTPKN; encoded by the coding sequence ATGGATCCTTTAATTGATGAAAAATTTATCCTGACTGTTTCGCAAGTATTACCGGAACATTTCCAAAAGACTCTACTCGTCTATGCAGAAAGAGAGGCTTATGGTCCTTCTAAAAATGAAGGCCTTTGTTTTGAAAACTGTACACTTGTTGAATTTGTTGGAGATATTAATGGAAAAGTGTATCTAGCTTTAGATGGTTATACAAAACTCAAACTCCTTCCAAAAATTGCCAAGGCATTTCAAATAGATCCCACTTCCCGTTCTCATTCAGCATCCATCATGATGGAATTTGCAAACCAGATAGCAGGAAAATTAATTACAGAAATGAGACTGGGCCGTTACGAAATTGATATTTTGCCACCCGAAAATTTAAACCATAAACTAGTTCCTATCTCCTTAGAACATTTCCGCCAATACATTCTTATCTTCAATCTCAAAGACAGAAGAGGAGAAGAATATATGGGTAGACTCTATCTTATTTTATTGTTGGAAAAATTTCCCACTCCCAAAAACTAA
- a CDS encoding class I SAM-dependent DNA methyltransferase → MKLYSELAEYYFTIEEASRKFSEEILFLRDTFKRHKIHTILDIGCGTGEHIKELQGMGFKPLGVDGSPRMLEIAKVRFPHCQFELGKMEVYVAKQPVDAVICLYGTFNYLINDDLVQNFLRNCHKNLKQAGLLVLEIWNADPIHRIKRKPITTVSNVRQGDTSIRRNRGFRLTRADDVAIVEVNYVYNLNQKDLKDKHTMRVFHFPQVQNFLDDNKFDVLHVYSNYDGEKYIKTGARMLIVAKKRS, encoded by the coding sequence ATGAAACTCTATTCCGAATTAGCCGAATACTATTTTACCATCGAAGAAGCTAGCCGTAAGTTCTCGGAGGAAATCCTCTTTTTAAGAGATACCTTTAAGCGACATAAAATACATACCATTTTAGATATAGGCTGCGGGACCGGGGAACATATCAAGGAACTGCAAGGAATGGGATTCAAACCACTCGGAGTGGATGGATCTCCCCGAATGTTAGAGATCGCCAAAGTCCGGTTTCCGCATTGTCAGTTTGAGCTGGGAAAAATGGAAGTATATGTCGCCAAACAACCGGTAGATGCTGTGATTTGTTTGTATGGGACTTTTAATTATTTGATCAATGATGACTTGGTTCAAAATTTTCTACGGAATTGTCATAAAAATTTAAAACAGGCCGGTCTTTTGGTTTTGGAAATCTGGAATGCAGACCCAATCCACAGAATCAAACGTAAACCAATTACGACAGTAAGTAATGTGAGGCAAGGGGATACTTCGATTCGAAGAAATCGTGGATTTCGTTTAACAAGAGCAGATGATGTTGCCATTGTGGAAGTCAATTATGTATATAATTTAAATCAAAAAGATTTAAAAGACAAACATACGATGCGTGTGTTTCATTTCCCCCAAGTGCAGAATTTCTTAGACGATAATAAGTTTGATGTCCTTCATGTTTATAGCAACTATGATGGCGAAAAATATATAAAAACGGGCGCAAGGATGCTCATTGTAGCCAAAAAGAGGTCTTGA